GTGCCGCGTCGGCGCTGAAGATGGCGTACGCGTCGTACCAGAAGTCGGCGCGCGTCCTGGCCGCCGTATCGCACGCCCTGGCCGCGCACCACGGCGTGGCCGCCGAACTCGCCCGCGAGGCAGGCTCGTTGACGTCCAGCATCCTCGCCGAGACCGACCAGCTCCCCAGCGTCGCCGCCCGCGCCTGGCGCTGGGCACCGGAGTTGGAGGAGATCGCGGCGACTCTGCGCACGGCGGAACTGCCGGCGGACATGGCGGAGGGCGCGGCGGCGGTGCTGCGCCGGTGGACGGACGACAAGGACGACTACGACCTGCCGTTGGAGGAGGTACTGGCCCACCTCAGGACGGAGAACTGAGGACGGAGGGCTGAGACGGAGGCCTGAGGACGGAGGACGGACTCAGGGCGCCGTCGAGGGTCCGATGCTCCGCAGCTCCTGCACGGTCCCCCCGAGCCGGGACCGGAACCTCTCCAGCAACTCTGGCACCGCGCTGACGACCCACCGCGTACCGACGAGGTACTTGCCGCCGTAGATGGCGGCACTGTCCAGCCAGGTCACCTTGAACCGCTCCTCGGGGAAGGTGGTGATCCGGTACTCGCCCTGCTTCGTACGGCACAGCCCCTCCCGCAACTCTTCCGCCTCGACCCGGATCTCGGCGGTGCACCCGGTCAGCCCGGCGATCACCTCGACCTTGGCGGGGGCCACGACTCCGGCCTCGGGGGCGGCGGTCACGGCGGTCGGAACCGCCTTCCGCTTCCCCTCGGCGCCGTCCTCTCCCCCACCGCAGGCCACGGCCAGCGGGAGCAGGGCGAGCGCGGCGCCTCGGCGGAGACGGGAGGTGTGTCCTGGGCGGGGTGACGACTGCGGTGTCTGGGGGTGGGTCATGACAGGGGGTACGGGGGTGGTGGGGCGGCTGTTCAAGAGGTTCGCCGTGCCGACGCGCCGACGTCTCGAGACCCCGACGTGCCTACCTAGGACTCAGTTCCGCCGACGCCGTTCCTGCCCGTACGGGCCACGCCGGTCATGTGCCCTCCACTCCTCCTCCACCGGGTCCCGGTCCCCACGCCCGGACCGCTCCCCCGCGGCCGCTATGTGCTGCCCGCTGGAGACCTTCGCCAGCAGCAGCTTCATGGGGTCCGCGTACTCGTCGCCGTAGCGCTCGCGTTCCCGCTCGGGGAGCGGCCCCGGACCGGGAGGGCGGAGCGCTGTCTGCCGGACCTTGGGGCGGGGTACGGAGGCGGAGGTGGAGGTGAAGGGGGCGGTGAAGGGGGAGGCGGAGGGGGAAGGGGAGGCCTGGACGCTCCGCCGCTCCGACCGAGCCTGCGGATCCGCCGAGCCGTCTCCGGCCGTCGCGCCACGGACGCCTCCACGGGCGGCTCCCCGAGCCGCCCCACGGGCAATCCCATTGCGCGCCGCTTCCCGCGCGACCTCGGCCGCACGCTCTCGCGCCTGGCGCTGCGTGGACGGCACGGCCTGAGACCGCCGCGTCGGCTTCCGCTTCCGCCGACGCCCACCAGCGCTTCCGTTGGCGCCCGCACTCGCGCCCGCGGCTGCGCCTGAGCTCGCGTTCGCGCCCGCGCCTGCCCGAGCCGGTTTCCCCTCGGGTTGCGGAGGCCGCGGCGCTTTGGGATCAGCCACCCAGACAACCGCCCCGTTGGGATACGTCCATGTCTTCCCGCTCACCAGCAATCCCCCCGGACAGCCGAGCCAATTGGGCACCGATGGAAGGGAGTTGCCCTTTGCGACCGGCATGGAACCGTCGGGTTCGGGGTTGGTGGGGAGTTACGCCGATTGGTGTAGTCGTCCACCGAAGAGGTCGTCCATCGAAGAGGACGAGCACGGCAATGCCCCACGGGTGAGGATGATCGCGGCAGCCCAGCGAACGGCTTGGGGTTCGGCTCCGAATGCAACGAATCCCTGCCGAACGTGTCTGATCCGGCGCTATCTTCTTACCCTGATTGGCCGTCACCTCGACTCCACGTCCAGGTGACGCGCACGCGAAACGGGGGAACGTCGGTGGCTTCGCTCAAGCATCTTGTCGTCGTGGTGCCCGGAATCGGCGGAAGCGTCCTGCAATCGGCTGAGGGAGCCGCGCGTTGGGACGAGCACCGCAGGCGGTTCGTCGCCGCGGCCACCCGGCCCGCGCGGCTCGGCCTGGACACACATCCGGATCTGGTTCCGGTGGGGCTGATGCCGGACATCACCTTGGTCGGCCCGTGGGTCGTTCCGGGATACGACGGCCTCGTCCGCAGGCTCCGCAACCGCTTCGACGACGTGCGCGTGGATGTCGCGCGGCCCGGGTACGCCCCGGATCTGCGGGCGGACGTGGTGCTCTTCCCGTACGACTTCCGCCACAGCGTCCGCCACGCCGCCGAACGACTCCACAACGAGATCGGGGCACGCCTCGACGGCGAGCACACCGGCGCACGACGTCGGCGGGTGATCGTGGTGGCGCACTCGATGGGCGGGCTGGTCGCCCGCTACTGGCTGGGCCCTCTCGGCGGCGCGGCCGACTGCGCGGCCCTGATCACCCTCGGCACCCCGCACCGCGGTGCGCCGAAGGCCCTGGACGTTCTGGTGAACGGACTGACGGTGGGTCGCAAGCGACTGAACGGGCTCACGGACGTGCTGCGTCAGTGGCCGTCCGCGTACGAGCTGCTGCCGCGCTATCCGGCGGTCGGACAGCCCGGGGCCACGACGGCACTGGCCCCGTACGAACTGGCGACGGAGGCCACCGCAGCCCTCGATCCGGGGTTCGCGGCGAAGGCGAATGCGGCCTGGAGCGTCCACGAGGACATCGAGGTGTCCTGGAACAACCTCTACAGCGGTCCGAACTGCCCTGAGGTATCAGCGGTGTTCGGGCGGGGGCACAGCACGCTCCAGCGGGCCTTGCTGTCACCGACCGGAATCTCGGTGACGAAGGACGCGGCTTCCTGGCTGCCCAACACCGACTGGCACGGTGACGGCACCGTCCCCGCGATCTCGGCCATCCCCATCGAGCAGGAGGACAAGCGCGCCCGCAGGGCGGTCGCGGAACGCCACATGCCCCTGGTGTCCTCGTCCGTGGCGGTGGACATCCTGGCCGAGTACGAGGGGCAGTCCCTCACATCCGTACGCGGTAACGAACCGGATCGACCCTGGCTCGGGCTCGACCTGGACGAAGCAGCCCCGACCGGCCAACCGATCCGCGTCGGAGTAACCCTCAACGGAGCACCGGTGGAGGAGCGCACGGGAGTACAGGTCCGTGCCCGCGCACTCGACGGCGGCCAGGGCGGCGCCAAGTGGCAGCCGTGCACAAGGGGCGCGGACGGCAGCTGGCGGACCGAGCTGCCGCCACTGCCTCCGGGGACGTACGAGGTGGAGGCGTCCGCCGCCCATGTCCCGGCCGTGAACCGCTTGAACGCCAGGGATGTCCTGGGCATCGTCCGCACCGAGGACATGGACGTGACCCCATGAGCACGGCATGGCGGCGCTGGCCGAGCAACGATCCGAAGGCCCTGCTCGACTACGTCCAGCGCAAGCGCCACGGCGAGAACACACCGGGGACACCGGCTCAGCTTCTCGGCACGGACATGCCGGCCCCCGGGGACGGGCCCACGATCGATCGCACCCGCGCCCTGTACGAAGCCTTCGCCGCCCGCCGGATCGTCTACGCCGACGAGCCGACGACGAGCGATCCCGGCCGGCAGACGATTCGCCCGCCGTACGAGGTGCTGGCCTCGCCCCGGCACGGCACCTGCCTCGACCTGGCCGTCACCTTCGCCGGGGCCTGTCTGGACGCCGGGCTCCATCCGCTGATCCTCATCACAGCCGGAACCCAGGGCGGCCCAGCCCATGCCCTGGTCGCCGTATGGCTGGACGGCACCTGGTCCAACCGCGCCGACCGGGACTACCGCGCCGACGAACCGGACCCCGACTGGCAGACCCTGCCCCAGGACTTCCTCGACCACCTCGCGGACACGGAGGACGCCCCCGGCGCTTTCCTCGCCATCGACATCACCGGCGTCGCATCCCAGCCCGACGCCGCGGACCCCCGGCGACGGCAACAGCAGTCCTGGGCCGAGTCGGTCACGTACGGAGCCACACTTCTACGGCAGGCCGCCGACGAGAACCGCCTGAGCATCGCACTCGACGTGGGCCTGGGCTACGAGCAGGGCGAACCGCTGCCGCTGCCCGATCAACCCCGCACTCAGATCCTCACTGCTCCGTACCAGCCGATCCCCGAGGACAGCGACAACACCGGGCCGCTGAGGCTTCTTTGGGCCCGCCACGACGCCATCCAATTTCATCCCCGCGACGAACTCGACTTCCTCCAGGACTGGTTCCGCGCTCCCGACCCCGAAGGGCCCCGCACGCGCATCGCCCTGCTCCACGGCGTCGGCGGAGCGGGAAAGACCCGCCTGGCCGCCGAACTCGCCCAACGACTGGCCCACAGCGGCTGGTTCACCGGCTTCCTCGCACGCGACCCCGACCTCCAGGACTGCGCGTGGCTCAGTCGTGTCGCCTCCCCGCTCATGGTGGTCGTCGACTACGCGGAGGATCACAAGTCGGCCGACGTGATCAACACGCTGCGCACACTGCGGGATCGCGAACTGCCCACCTGTCTCCTGCTGACCGCGCGGTCCATCGGCGGCTGGTGGGACGAGGAGATCGCCAACGCGCTTGAGGACGACGGCCGACAACTGCTGGTGCAGCAACTGCCTCTGCCCGCCCGACATCCCCGCGAGACCGGCGTCTACCGCGCAGCACTGCGATCCTTCGGCGCAGCGGAGCCCATGGTCATGGGCAA
The nucleotide sequence above comes from Streptomyces sp. N50. Encoded proteins:
- a CDS encoding lipase/acyltransferase domain-containing protein, which produces MASLKHLVVVVPGIGGSVLQSAEGAARWDEHRRRFVAAATRPARLGLDTHPDLVPVGLMPDITLVGPWVVPGYDGLVRRLRNRFDDVRVDVARPGYAPDLRADVVLFPYDFRHSVRHAAERLHNEIGARLDGEHTGARRRRVIVVAHSMGGLVARYWLGPLGGAADCAALITLGTPHRGAPKALDVLVNGLTVGRKRLNGLTDVLRQWPSAYELLPRYPAVGQPGATTALAPYELATEATAALDPGFAAKANAAWSVHEDIEVSWNNLYSGPNCPEVSAVFGRGHSTLQRALLSPTGISVTKDAASWLPNTDWHGDGTVPAISAIPIEQEDKRARRAVAERHMPLVSSSVAVDILAEYEGQSLTSVRGNEPDRPWLGLDLDEAAPTGQPIRVGVTLNGAPVEERTGVQVRARALDGGQGGAKWQPCTRGADGSWRTELPPLPPGTYEVEASAAHVPAVNRLNARDVLGIVRTEDMDVTP